One Bacteroidota bacterium DNA window includes the following coding sequences:
- the hemF gene encoding oxygen-dependent coproporphyrinogen oxidase, giving the protein MERDLKYSASNERSGVLTKEEITDWFKFLQDSICKALEDTDGGARFITDNWERKEGGGGCTRIIQNGNVIEKGGVAFSAVHGALPDFLSKEIGTLNTEPACGPGTFYATGVSIVIHPKSPMVPIIHMNVRYFETGDNVKWFGGGIDLTPHYVDEADARFFHQHLKVVCDKFDPIYYPEFKKWADDYFFIKHRNETRGVGGIFFDHLKPIEKRTVEQLFNFVKAVGESFAPLYIHFMNKNKKLSYNENEKQWQLLRRGRYVEFNLVYDRGTRFGLETNGRVESILMSLPQMASWTYNYSPQKESREEKTLSFLKKGISWV; this is encoded by the coding sequence ATGGAACGGGATCTAAAATATTCTGCAAGTAATGAGCGTAGTGGCGTGCTTACGAAAGAAGAGATTACAGATTGGTTTAAATTTCTACAGGATAGCATTTGTAAAGCTCTGGAGGACACGGATGGCGGTGCACGATTCATTACTGATAATTGGGAAAGAAAAGAGGGAGGAGGAGGCTGTACGCGGATTATTCAGAATGGAAATGTGATTGAAAAGGGTGGAGTGGCTTTTTCTGCGGTACACGGAGCTTTGCCCGATTTTCTCAGTAAAGAAATTGGCACCTTGAACACTGAACCCGCCTGCGGGCCCGGAACTTTCTACGCTACAGGAGTGTCGATCGTGATTCATCCTAAAAGCCCCATGGTACCTATCATTCACATGAATGTGCGTTATTTTGAAACAGGAGATAATGTAAAATGGTTTGGCGGGGGAATTGATTTAACCCCACACTATGTTGATGAGGCTGATGCCCGCTTTTTTCATCAGCATTTAAAAGTTGTATGTGATAAATTTGATCCTATCTATTATCCCGAATTTAAAAAGTGGGCGGACGATTACTTTTTTATTAAGCATCGTAACGAGACGCGCGGTGTCGGAGGAATATTTTTCGACCACCTTAAGCCAATTGAAAAACGAACCGTTGAACAGCTTTTTAATTTTGTAAAAGCCGTAGGTGAGAGTTTTGCTCCCCTCTATATCCATTTTATGAATAAGAATAAGAAATTGTCATATAATGAAAATGAGAAACAATGGCAATTATTGCGGAGAGGGCGTTATGTTGAATTTAATCTTGTTTATGATAGAGGAACCCGTTTTGGATTAGAGACAAATGGCCGTGTAGAATCGATATTAATGAGTTTACCCCAAATGGCATCCTGGACTTATAATTATTCGCCTCAAAAAGAGAGCAGGGAAGAAAAAACACTTTCGTTTTTAAAGAAGGGTATTAGCTGGGTTTAA